Proteins from a genomic interval of Scomber scombrus chromosome 11, fScoSco1.1, whole genome shotgun sequence:
- the pask gene encoding PAS domain-containing serine/threonine-protein kinase, which produces MSLSTEARFVASVRGKGATICVVPDLSSDLLDDDFDLNKSYPCAQRPLQKKSLLALQRRYYSGSLTSERLGICSSVAARNHQMSSLHPCSHISVNTLPHPSTVSETEESLFSQLVSGDFGLSVPPSVLNPNKVILTVEDRTREILSANEQACKLFECTANKLTGKKLSCVLKKTTQVLEEALDEDFLLVDGSVAALSGKVVDVVTLSGEVPVSVCTHRLSQNGERWLVMIENVERVSAFLSFSQDGSILTCDLAFAHLHGYHHPDELKGVSVKELIPSLQIPLHSHALPKMLRVQRVYGKSTGGAYVPLCIKLQGAVMCGRSQQQNNGTGYTCSTESLKETDAQDKQPCSPLNSPVCKPEDSHCQQPCGKEASSDIKMDSSVLSPSPALEYSGAVWVFAPLGGLLLLRPDGSIDSIHNQMALSLFGYSKDELLGKCVTFLMPGFYGWMSDSDRKASPIPDSQVEAIKSISLSKISRKSDPSSLVAGDMVMVHQAVMGRTSTGRGRIFTGTSTRLENQGSALSTLSPPAVTSTRVVVADDTTELMEEAAQVAPCSAHLDSADTTEALLKTFAWVDPPDEDTCCLTLAEPPQHFREQQLGNTPTKNGHAVVKVGGTSPDVGKVHRSCASVLPDSSFEVISLESRSSSGFCENFAGHGGSGPFQAEHSPSAHIVNSASCFLDFNSNGDLVTRALADLDLSGSTEILSGRSYNDDNQHSMTSCDTAELLRTPSPCVVGSDQETEPVETADANVEARNGSSEEHLETNQDRLDQWAAFSSVDKEKSQEFSVQINSAIQSLIDIPATSTPKKKKVNGHTLSSDSTQILEGRYEGSGYHRDGTRVDVQCDVCRTDLPDGRSMFCVWISRPGQQRTLLQTYASLHNESGANLGERIGEANHGEALHSTMDLDHSRACDGQFEEEYKPLKAVGKGAFGFVWKAVRHSDGQEVVVKFISKARIVSDCWVDDPMLGRVSQEIAILTRVQHHNIVKVLEVFENGYYFQMVMERHGDGLDLFEFIDMQPRLDEPLASYIFRQLVAAVFYLRNKNILHRDIKDENIIIDKCFHIRLIDFGSATMMAPGKLFYNFFGTLEYCSPEVLQGNPYEGSELEMWSLGVLLYTLLFSENPFCGVEEILQAKLKPPFPLSPELHGVLRGLLHPDPTQRMTLDQLLLQSWISQQISLSEYTWTEVVLDTQSYCSPQQQSSPKACIGQGLFPDHGDETLPDEEEEDEDERLSMVALETELQKYLHDYE; this is translated from the exons ATGTCGCTGTCGACTGAGGCTCGTTTTGTAGCAAGCGTCAGAGGTAAAGGAGCAACCATTTGTGTGGTACCCGATCTCTCCTCTGATCTCCTGGACGATGACTTCGACCTGAATAAGTCCTACCCATGTGCTCAGAGACCTCTGCAAAAGAAGAGCCTTTTGGCACTGCAACGTCGTTATTATTCTGGTTCCTTGACAA GTGAACGTTTGGGTATTTGCAGTTCTGTCGCAGCCAGAAACCACCAAATGTCAAGCTTGCATCCTTGCTCCCACATATCCGTTAACACCCTGCCACACCCGTCCACAGTgtcagagacagaggaaagcCTGTTCAGTCAGCTTGTCTCTGGAGATTTTGGGCTGTCGGTACCTCCGTCTGTCCTCAACCCAAACAAAGTCATTCTTACCGTAGAGGACAGAACCAGAGag attttgtCAGCCAATGAACAGGCCTGCAAACTGTTTGAGTGCACTGCTAATAAGTTGACAGGAAAAAAGCTGTCATGTGTTTTGAAGAAAACCACTCAGGTCTTGGAAGAAGCATTGGATGAAGACTTTTTGTTAGTGGATGGATCTGTTGCAGCTCTGTCTGGAAAAGTG GTGGATGTTGTGACATTGTCTGGAGAGGTGCCAGTTTCAGTGTGTACCCACAGACTGTCACAAAACGGAGAACGCTGGCTTGTTATGATTGAGAATGTGGAAAGGGTTTCAGCTTTTCTGTCCTTCTCACAAGAT GGCAGTATCCTAACTTGTGACCTGGCGTTCGCTCATCTCCATGGATACCACCATCCTGATGAGTTAAAGGGGGTGTCTGTTAAGGAGCTAATCCCTTCTTTACAAATCCCCCTACACAGTCATGCATTGCCCAAA ATGCTGAGGGTTCAGAGAGTGTACGGTAAAAGCACAGGGGGAGCATATGTCCCGCTGTGTATTAAACTTCAGGGGGCAGTCATGTGCGGAAGAAGCCAACAGCAAAACAATGGGACTGGATACACCTGCTCAACAGAGAGTCTCAAAGAAACAGATGCACAGGACAAGCAGCCATGCTCTCCTCTTAACTCCCCTGTTTGCAAGCCTGAAGACTCACACTGTCAGCAACCTTGTGGAAAAGAGGCATCCTCTG ACATCAAGATGGACAGCAGTGTCCTCTCGCCCAGCCCTGCACTGGAGTACTCTGGAGCAGTTTGGGTTTTTGCTCCTTTGGGCGGTCTCCTCCTGCTTCGACCTGATGGCTCAATTGACAGCATCCACAACCAAATGGCTCTCAGTCTGTTTGGCTACAGCAAGGACGAGCTGCTGGGAAAG TGTGTCACTTTCCTGATGCCTGGTTTCTATGGATGGATGTCAGACTCAGACAGAAAGGCCAGCCCCATCCCTGATTCTCAAGTAGAGGCTATTAAAAGTATATCTTTGTCCAAGATATCCAGGAAGTCTG ACCCTTCCTCACTGGTGGCTGGAGACATGGTCATGGTACACCAGGCCGTCATGGGAAGAACCTCAACAGGGAGAGGCAGGATCTTCACTGGAACCAGCACCAGACTAGAGAATCAGGGTAGCGCTCTGTCTACTCTTTCTCCTCCAGCTGTCACCTCCACACGTGTGGTTGT AGCTGATGACACTACAGAGCTGATGGAGGAAGCAGCCCAGGTAGCCCCCTGCAGTGCCCACTTGGACAGTGCAGATACCACCGAGGCACTCCTAAAGACATTTGCCTGGGTGGACCCTCCAGACGAAGACACCTGCTGTCTTACTCTTGCTGAACCACCACAGCATTTCCGGGAACAGCAGCTTGGCA ACACTCCCACTAAGAACGGACATGCGGTCGTCAAGGTGGGTGGCACCTCCCCAGATGTAGGCAAAGTGCACCGTTCATGTGCCTCTGTCCTCCCAGATTCCAGCTTTGAGGTCATCTCACTGGAGAGCAG GTCTTCCTCTGGATTCTGTGAAAATTTTGCCGGCCATGGTGGTTCTGGTCCATTCCAGGCAGAACACTCTCCTTCAGCACACATAGTCAACTCAGCCAGCTGTTTCCTGGACTTCAACAGCAATGGTGATCTAGTGACCCGAGCCCTGGCCGACCTAGATCTGAGTGGTAGTACAGAAATCCTCAGTGGCAGAAGTTACAATGATGATAACCAACACTCCATGACCTCCTGCGATACAGCCGAGCTCCTGCGTACACCCTCCCCATGTGTGGTAGGTTCTGATCAGGAAACTGAGCCTGTCGAGACTGCCGACGCTAATGTAGAGGCCAGAAACGGCTCAAGTGAAGAGCATCTTGAAACGAACCAAGACAGGCTGGATCAGTGGGCAGCTTTCTCTTCAGTTGATAAGGAAAAGAGCCAAGAATTTTCTGTGCAAATTAACAGTGCCATTCAGTCACTGATAGACATTCCTGCTACATCTACtccaaagaaaaagaaggtaaaTGGACACACACTGTCCTCAGACTCTACACAGATACTGGAGGGGCGATACGAAGGAAGTGGATACCACAGAGATGGCACGAGAGTAG atGTGCAGTGTGATGTTTGCAGGACTGATCTTCCTGATGGACGCTCTATGTTCTGTGTGTGGATAAGCAGGCCTGGTCAGCAGAGGACACTGTTGCAAACATATGCATCACTGCACAACGAATCAGGAGCTAATCTAGGGGAG AGGATTGGAGAGGCCAACCATGGAGAGGCATTGCATTCCACCATGGACTTGGATCACTCTCGAGCCTGTGATGGGCAGTTTGAAGAAGAGTACAAGCCACTTAAAGCTGTTGGTAAAGGAGCCTTTGGTTTTGTCTGGAAGGCAGTAAGACACTCTGATGGACAAGAA GTGGTGGTGAAGTTCATTAGCAAGGCCAGGATTGTGAGTGACTGCTGGGTAGATGACCCCATGTTGGGAAGAGTTAGCCAGGAAATTGCCATACTGACACGAGTGCAGCACCACAACATTGTCAAG GTGCTGGAGGTGTTTGAGAATGGGTATTACTTCCAGATGGTGATGGAGAGACATGGAGATGGTTTGGACCTTTTTGAATTCATAGACATGCAGCCAAGGCTGGATGAGCCTCTGGCCAGCTACATCTTTAGACAG CTGGTGGCAGCTGTCTTCTATCTGAGGAATAAAAACATCCTTCACAGGGACATAAAAGATGAGAACATAATCATTGACAAGTGTTTCCACATCCGACTGATAGACTTTGGCTCTGCTACCATGATGGCTCCAGGGAAGCTCTTTTACAATTTCTTTGGCACTCTGGAGTACTGCTCCCCGGAGGTGCTTCAAGGAAATCC ATATGAAGGTTCAGAGCTGGAGATGTGGTCTCTGGGGGTTTTGCTCTACACTCTGCTGTTCAGTGAGAACCCCTTCTGTGGTGTGGAGGAGATCCTGCAAGCCAAACTCAAGCCCCCGTTTCCCCTCTCTCCAG AGCTGCATGGTGTGCTACGTGGGCTCCTGCACCCTGATCCCACCCAGAGGATGACACTAgaccagctgctgctgcagtcgTGGATCAGTCAGCAGATTTCCCTATCAGAGTACACCTGGACAGAGGTGGTCCTAGATACTCAGAGTTATT GCTCTCCACAGCAACAGTCCAGTCCCAAAGCATGCATCGGGCAAGGCTTGTTTCCTGATCACGGTGATGAGACTCTtcctgatgaagaggaggaagatgaggatgagCGGTTGTCAATGGTGGCCCTAGAAACAGAGCTTCAGAAGTACCTCCAtgattatgaatga